A genomic window from Rhodothermales bacterium includes:
- a CDS encoding AAA family ATPase, with translation MYTKFADMLNAARQRLFVGRKAELDLFDEALTGGSRPYAVLFVYGPGGVGKTSLLHMFADRARQRGWSPMYIDTRSLEPAPDAFLRAVAAGLGLEAGADPLAHLAISGNEHALFFDTTETIGSLDWWLRERFLPALPERVVAVFAGRLKPSLAWRMDPGWQALVRVAPLRNLSADETLAYLQKRQVPDERHRDILEFTRGYPLALSLMSDMIEQHAGAVAAAEPDIIQALLTHFLDVAPTPEHRYALQVCATIRHTTEQALASLLEKDDVHAPFEWLRTLSFIDAGPAGLFLHDMARKVLVADLQWRAPEWHSELQRRARHYYMGQMNGAGGVQIREVLIDYLYLHRDNPLLKPIFTQLQSDWMEQSSNSPIIDDAYHISDTEAILAMIERHEGAAAVEVARRWLVRQPAGVRVYRDPAGAPLGVFVPLRLEADMGEEDRADPAVDRALTYLQHFAPLREGENALLFRFWLSDETYQGISLIQSMCFIQMVRLYLTTPGLAFSFLPCAEPDHWQTLFAYVDLHRLPEADYALEAGTWVPFGHDWRVTPPGEWLKRIASRVPSHEDAGRAPESQPSLFVLSREDFHTAVRDALRMHVQTPRAAARQPAPPFPPGGGCLPARRRYGRPNRGPVHDARGCRRHARRLAARTEAIQGRRKDLPEAGALPGARRRTTWRPVQLIPPAPHRRRGGHRRGVMA, from the coding sequence ATGTTCGCCGACCGGGCCCGTCAGCGGGGCTGGTCCCCCATGTACATCGATACCCGGTCGCTGGAACCCGCGCCCGATGCGTTCCTGCGGGCGGTGGCCGCCGGGCTCGGTCTGGAAGCCGGCGCCGACCCGCTGGCCCATCTGGCGATTTCGGGCAACGAGCATGCGCTGTTTTTTGACACGACGGAGACGATCGGGTCGCTCGACTGGTGGCTGCGCGAGCGGTTTTTACCGGCCCTACCCGAGCGGGTCGTGGCGGTTTTTGCCGGCCGTTTAAAACCATCGCTCGCCTGGCGGATGGATCCGGGGTGGCAGGCGCTCGTGCGGGTGGCGCCGCTGCGTAACCTGAGCGCCGACGAGACCCTCGCCTACCTCCAGAAGCGGCAGGTGCCAGATGAACGGCATCGCGACATCCTCGAATTCACCCGGGGATACCCGCTCGCGCTGTCGCTAATGAGTGACATGATCGAGCAGCACGCCGGCGCCGTCGCGGCGGCCGAGCCGGACATCATCCAGGCGCTGCTCACCCATTTCCTCGACGTGGCGCCGACGCCCGAGCATCGGTATGCGCTGCAGGTATGCGCCACGATCCGGCATACCACCGAGCAGGCGCTGGCTTCGCTCCTCGAAAAGGATGACGTACACGCGCCATTCGAGTGGTTGCGGACGTTGTCATTTATCGATGCCGGTCCGGCCGGCCTCTTCCTACACGACATGGCGCGCAAGGTGCTTGTGGCCGACCTCCAGTGGCGGGCACCGGAATGGCACTCCGAACTCCAGCGTCGCGCGCGTCACTATTATATGGGGCAGATGAACGGCGCCGGCGGCGTCCAGATACGTGAGGTGCTGATCGACTATCTGTACCTGCATCGCGACAATCCGCTCCTCAAGCCGATCTTCACCCAGCTCCAGAGCGACTGGATGGAGCAATCGTCCAACAGTCCGATCATCGACGACGCCTACCACATTTCAGATACCGAGGCGATTCTTGCGATGATCGAGCGCCACGAAGGAGCGGCGGCGGTGGAGGTTGCGCGTCGCTGGCTCGTTCGTCAACCTGCCGGCGTCCGCGTCTACCGGGACCCCGCCGGGGCGCCGCTCGGCGTCTTCGTGCCGCTACGGCTCGAGGCCGACATGGGGGAAGAGGACCGGGCGGACCCTGCCGTCGATCGCGCCCTGACCTACCTGCAGCACTTCGCGCCACTGCGAGAAGGCGAAAACGCGCTGCTGTTCCGGTTTTGGCTATCGGATGAGACGTATCAGGGCATTTCGCTCATCCAGAGCATGTGTTTCATCCAGATGGTGCGCCTTTATCTGACAACGCCGGGGCTGGCGTTCTCTTTCCTCCCTTGCGCCGAGCCCGACCACTGGCAGACGCTGTTTGCCTATGTCGATCTCCATCGGCTACCCGAGGCGGACTATGCCCTGGAGGCCGGCACGTGGGTCCCCTTCGGGCACGATTGGCGGGTGACGCCGCCAGGTGAATGGCTGAAGCGTATCGCCAGCCGGGTGCCCTCGCACGAGGACGCCGGCCGAGCGCCGGAGTCGCAGCCGTCGCTATTTGTCCTGAGCCGCGAGGATTTTCATACCGCTGTGCGCGATGCATTACGCATGCATGTACAAACGCCCCGCGCAGCTGCGCGACAACCCGCTCCTCCGTTCCCGCCTGGTGGTGGATGCCTGCCAGCACGGCGCCGATACGGCCGACCGAATCGAGGTCCTGTGCACGATGCTCGCGGATGCCGCCGGCACGCTCGACGCCTCGCCGCGCGAACGGAAGCTATTCAAGGCCGTCGAAAAGACCTACCTGAAGCCGGCGCCCTCCCAGGAGCTCGCCGCCGAACAACTTGGCGTCCCGTACAGCTCATTCCGCCGGCACCTCACCGTCGGCGTGGAGGCCATCGCCGAGGCGTTATGGCATAA